A section of the Entelurus aequoreus isolate RoL-2023_Sb linkage group LG21, RoL_Eaeq_v1.1, whole genome shotgun sequence genome encodes:
- the LOC133638297 gene encoding metal transporter CNNM3 isoform X1 → MVASLAGLRFLLMILLSCGISLGSCGQGAPLVLGLRLEEPAAAAARVYMKNRIISAPHGATFKLRLFGTDLHPRTPSPWIAFAGAPAGAAGAVGDGSDPCEDESNRKESAFQIKEPFIPDEEHSGLLTVEVPRRIVAAGGERTLHHLCVLAGERWASVVPDKLRIASDEDLPADHIPAWGLALLIPLLLLLCGLLRTVNLSLLWLDPVELYVLHSCGSEEEKRAAKRLEPIRRRGNFLACSLLFLCVLGHSVLGVLLYRALGSIASAVFTSALLVFFLAELLPHVLCSGYGFQMAPGLTWLAQVCMVLTCPLSCPLGLVLDLALRRDISTCGIRERAMEMIRTSVNDPYSEFVKEEFSRGTLRSKTVEDILTPLKDCFMLPSSTLLDFSTMSDIMQSGYTRVPIYDEERSNIVEILYVKDLALVDPDDCTPMTTITKFYNHPLHFVFNDTKLDAMLEEFKKGNSHMAIVQKVNNEGEGDPFYEVLGLVTLEDVIEEIIKSEILDESDGYLDRKLKRPLVPMEIPLEPRGAPEEFSLFKPPEGEAKIRTSPQLLLATHRFLSREVEHFSPARVSEKVLFHLLRHPSVNQEVHFDAGDRLSPAHYLYTRNHPVDYFILLLQGRVEVEIGKEGLKFDNGAFTYYGVSALTLPSSVPQSPVSTQHQSPRDPFDSSEATSPSSYCPDYTVRALTDLQLIRVTRLQYLNALMASRAGPSPDPPEIKILPNSHTKLLNDKNAAAQGGGGVLESSTEEEEARA, encoded by the exons ATGGTGGCCAGCTTGGCAGGTCTACGGTTCTTGTTGATGATATTGTTGTCGTGCGGGATCAGCTTGGGCTCCTGCGGCCAGGGAGCCCCGCTCGTCCTGGGCCTGCGCCTGGAGGagccggcggcggcggcggcccgGGTGTACATGAAGAACCGGATCATCTCGGCGCCGCACGGAGCCACATTCAAGCTGCGTCTCTTCGGCACCGACCTCCATCCGCGGACGCCGTCGCCGTGGATAGCGTTCGCGGGGGCACCCGCGGGGGCCGCCGGGGCCGTGGGGGACGGTTCGGACCCGTGCGAGGACGAGTCCAACCGGAAGGAGTCCGCTTTTCAGATCAAGGAGCCGTTCATCCCGGATGAGGAGCACAGCGGGCTGCTGACGGTGGAAGTCCCGCGGAGGATTGTGGCGGCGGGCGGCGAGCGGACTCTCCATCATCTGTGCGTGCTGGCGGGGGAAAGGTGGGCCTCGGTGGTCCCGGACAAACTGCGCATCGCCTCGGACGAGGATCTGCCCGCGGACCACATCCCGGCGTGGGGCCTGGCGCTGCTCATcccgctgctgctgctcctctGCGGGCTGCTGAGGACTGTCAACCTCAGCCTGCTCTGGCTCGACCCCGTGGAGCTTTACGTGCTCCACAGCTGCGGCTCCGAGGAGGAGAAGCGGGCCGCCAAGCGCCTGGAGCCCATCAGGAGGAGAGGGAACTTTCTG GCCTGCTCCCTCCTCTTCCTGTGCGTGCTGGGCCACTCCGTTCTGGGAGTGCTCCTCTACCGGGCCCTGGGCTCCATCGCCTCGGCCGTCTTCACCAGCGCCCTCCTGGTCTTCTTCCTGGCCGAGCTGCTGCCTCACGTCCTGTGCTCCGGCTACGGCTTCCAGATGGCGCCGGGCCTCACCTGGCTGGCCCAGGTGTGCATGGTGCTCACCTGCCCCCTGTCCTGCCCCCTGGGGCTGGTCCTGGACCTGGCGCTGCGCCGGGACATCAGCACCTGCGGCATCAGGGAGAGGGCCATGGAGATGATCCGCACCAGCGTCAACGACCCGTACAG CGAGTTTGTGAAAGAGGAGTTCAGCCGCGGGACTCTGCGCAGCAAGACCGTGGAGGACATCTTGACCCCCCTGAAGGACTGCTTCATGCTGCCCAGCTCCACCCTGCTGGACTTCTCCACCATGTCGGACATCATGCAGAGCGGCTACACGCGGGTGCCCATCTATGACGAGGAGAG gtccaACATTGTGGAGATCCTCTACGTCAAGGACTTGGCCCTGGTGGACCCGGACGACTGCACCCCCATGACCACCATCACCAAGTTCTACAATCACCCGCTGCACTTTGTCTTCAACGACACCAAGCTGGACGCCATGTTGGAGGAGTTCAAGAAAG GCAACAGTCACATGGCCATCGTCCAGAAGGTCAACAACGAGGGGGAGGGGGACCCCTTCTACGAGGTTCTGGGCCTGGTCACCTTGGAGGACGTCATCGAGGAGATCATCAAGTCGGAGATCTTGGACGAGTCGGACGGTTACC TGGACAGGAAGCTGAAGCGTCCTCTGGTGCCCATGGAGATCCCCCTGGAGCCTCGCGGGGCCCCCGAGGAGTTCTCCCTCTTCAAGCCCCCCGAGGGAGAGGCCAAGATCCGAACATCGCCGCAGCTCCTGCTGGCCACTCATCGCTTCCTGTCCAGAG aggtggagcacttcagCCCAGCACGCGTGTCCGAGAAGGTCCTCTTCCATCTGCTGCGCCACCCCAGCGTCAACCAGGAGGTGCACTTCGACGCCGGCGACCGCCTGAGCCCCGCCCACTACCTGTACACGCGCAACCACCCGGTGGACTACTTCATCCTGCTGCTGCAG GGTCGCGTGGAGGTGGAGATCGGCAAGGAGGGGCTGAAGTTTGACAACGGCGCGTTCACGTACTACGGCGTGTCCGCCCTCACACTGCCCTCCTCAG tGCCCCAATCTCCAGTGTCCACTCAGCACCAGTCCCCCAGAGATCCCTTTGACTCGTCGGAGGCGACCAGCCCGTCTAGTTACTGTCCAGACTACACCGTCAGAGCACTCACCGACCTGCAGCTCattcgg gtgacaCGCCTCCAGTACCTCAACGCCTTAATGGCGTCACGGGCCGGTCCCAGTCCAGATCCTCCTGAGATCAAAATCCTCCCCAACAGTCACACCAAACTGCTGAACGACAAGAACGCTGCTGCGCAAG GTGGCGGCGGCGTGCTGGAGAGCTCCAcggaagaagaagaagctcgagCGTAG
- the LOC133638297 gene encoding metal transporter CNNM3 isoform X2: MVASLAGLRFLLMILLSCGISLGSCGQGAPLVLGLRLEEPAAAAARVYMKNRIISAPHGATFKLRLFGTDLHPRTPSPWIAFAGAPAGAAGAVGDGSDPCEDESNRKESAFQIKEPFIPDEEHSGLLTVEVPRRIVAAGGERTLHHLCVLAGERWASVVPDKLRIASDEDLPADHIPAWGLALLIPLLLLLCGLLRTVNLSLLWLDPVELYVLHSCGSEEEKRAAKRLEPIRRRGNFLACSLLFLCVLGHSVLGVLLYRALGSIASAVFTSALLVFFLAELLPHVLCSGYGFQMAPGLTWLAQVCMVLTCPLSCPLGLVLDLALRRDISTCGIRERAMEMIRTSVNDPYSEFVKEEFSRGTLRSKTVEDILTPLKDCFMLPSSTLLDFSTMSDIMQSGYTRVPIYDEERSNIVEILYVKDLALVDPDDCTPMTTITKFYNHPLHFVFNDTKLDAMLEEFKKGNSHMAIVQKVNNEGEGDPFYEVLGLVTLEDVIEEIIKSEILDESDGYLDRKLKRPLVPMEIPLEPRGAPEEFSLFKPPEGEAKIRTSPQLLLATHRFLSREVEHFSPARVSEKVLFHLLRHPSVNQEVHFDAGDRLSPAHYLYTRNHPVDYFILLLQGRVEVEIGKEGLKFDNGAFTYYGVSALTLPSSVPQSPVSTQHQSPRDPFDSSEATSPSSYCPDYTVRALTDLQLIRVTRLQYLNALMASRAGPSPDPPEIKILPNSHTKLLNDKNAAAQDFSFSFFDTIDNYC; encoded by the exons ATGGTGGCCAGCTTGGCAGGTCTACGGTTCTTGTTGATGATATTGTTGTCGTGCGGGATCAGCTTGGGCTCCTGCGGCCAGGGAGCCCCGCTCGTCCTGGGCCTGCGCCTGGAGGagccggcggcggcggcggcccgGGTGTACATGAAGAACCGGATCATCTCGGCGCCGCACGGAGCCACATTCAAGCTGCGTCTCTTCGGCACCGACCTCCATCCGCGGACGCCGTCGCCGTGGATAGCGTTCGCGGGGGCACCCGCGGGGGCCGCCGGGGCCGTGGGGGACGGTTCGGACCCGTGCGAGGACGAGTCCAACCGGAAGGAGTCCGCTTTTCAGATCAAGGAGCCGTTCATCCCGGATGAGGAGCACAGCGGGCTGCTGACGGTGGAAGTCCCGCGGAGGATTGTGGCGGCGGGCGGCGAGCGGACTCTCCATCATCTGTGCGTGCTGGCGGGGGAAAGGTGGGCCTCGGTGGTCCCGGACAAACTGCGCATCGCCTCGGACGAGGATCTGCCCGCGGACCACATCCCGGCGTGGGGCCTGGCGCTGCTCATcccgctgctgctgctcctctGCGGGCTGCTGAGGACTGTCAACCTCAGCCTGCTCTGGCTCGACCCCGTGGAGCTTTACGTGCTCCACAGCTGCGGCTCCGAGGAGGAGAAGCGGGCCGCCAAGCGCCTGGAGCCCATCAGGAGGAGAGGGAACTTTCTG GCCTGCTCCCTCCTCTTCCTGTGCGTGCTGGGCCACTCCGTTCTGGGAGTGCTCCTCTACCGGGCCCTGGGCTCCATCGCCTCGGCCGTCTTCACCAGCGCCCTCCTGGTCTTCTTCCTGGCCGAGCTGCTGCCTCACGTCCTGTGCTCCGGCTACGGCTTCCAGATGGCGCCGGGCCTCACCTGGCTGGCCCAGGTGTGCATGGTGCTCACCTGCCCCCTGTCCTGCCCCCTGGGGCTGGTCCTGGACCTGGCGCTGCGCCGGGACATCAGCACCTGCGGCATCAGGGAGAGGGCCATGGAGATGATCCGCACCAGCGTCAACGACCCGTACAG CGAGTTTGTGAAAGAGGAGTTCAGCCGCGGGACTCTGCGCAGCAAGACCGTGGAGGACATCTTGACCCCCCTGAAGGACTGCTTCATGCTGCCCAGCTCCACCCTGCTGGACTTCTCCACCATGTCGGACATCATGCAGAGCGGCTACACGCGGGTGCCCATCTATGACGAGGAGAG gtccaACATTGTGGAGATCCTCTACGTCAAGGACTTGGCCCTGGTGGACCCGGACGACTGCACCCCCATGACCACCATCACCAAGTTCTACAATCACCCGCTGCACTTTGTCTTCAACGACACCAAGCTGGACGCCATGTTGGAGGAGTTCAAGAAAG GCAACAGTCACATGGCCATCGTCCAGAAGGTCAACAACGAGGGGGAGGGGGACCCCTTCTACGAGGTTCTGGGCCTGGTCACCTTGGAGGACGTCATCGAGGAGATCATCAAGTCGGAGATCTTGGACGAGTCGGACGGTTACC TGGACAGGAAGCTGAAGCGTCCTCTGGTGCCCATGGAGATCCCCCTGGAGCCTCGCGGGGCCCCCGAGGAGTTCTCCCTCTTCAAGCCCCCCGAGGGAGAGGCCAAGATCCGAACATCGCCGCAGCTCCTGCTGGCCACTCATCGCTTCCTGTCCAGAG aggtggagcacttcagCCCAGCACGCGTGTCCGAGAAGGTCCTCTTCCATCTGCTGCGCCACCCCAGCGTCAACCAGGAGGTGCACTTCGACGCCGGCGACCGCCTGAGCCCCGCCCACTACCTGTACACGCGCAACCACCCGGTGGACTACTTCATCCTGCTGCTGCAG GGTCGCGTGGAGGTGGAGATCGGCAAGGAGGGGCTGAAGTTTGACAACGGCGCGTTCACGTACTACGGCGTGTCCGCCCTCACACTGCCCTCCTCAG tGCCCCAATCTCCAGTGTCCACTCAGCACCAGTCCCCCAGAGATCCCTTTGACTCGTCGGAGGCGACCAGCCCGTCTAGTTACTGTCCAGACTACACCGTCAGAGCACTCACCGACCTGCAGCTCattcgg gtgacaCGCCTCCAGTACCTCAACGCCTTAATGGCGTCACGGGCCGGTCCCAGTCCAGATCCTCCTGAGATCAAAATCCTCCCCAACAGTCACACCAAACTGCTGAACGACAAGAACGCTGCTGCGCAAG ACTTCAGCTTCTCTTTCTTTGACACCATTGACAACTACTGTTAG